In Capillimicrobium parvum, a genomic segment contains:
- a CDS encoding AMP-binding protein, which produces MAVVDGMSHWVPDPAEEPKVREMTVADLLDESVERWPDNEAIVYSAYADRGIEERWTYAELRDRAWRTGKALVAAGLEPGDRVGVWATNVPQWLELQFGAAYANVVVVPLNPLYRSREVSFVLGKVGAAACFALPENRGVSLWDILAAAGKDLPDLRLRVAIGEAPGPGGPSWGDFLSGADGVPDAALERRRRTFRPQDTSQIQFTSGTTGFPKGAELSNLGLANNGRLFAHRAMLPEGGRHCNPMPFFHCGGCVLSTLGSVATGSAQMPTLTFEPDRMVRTMAAERCTSASAVPTMMIALYEEMERTDTWPDSLRIVVTGGSSVPVELERKWTRRLGVGMTITYGLTECSPVMCQSSPADPEELQLATCGQPLPHVEVDVVDPATLEPVPIGAEGEVRTRGWLVMKGYWDEPEATARAISPDGFLHSGDIGRMSGDGYVSITGRVKEMIIRGGENIYPAEIEDAMRELPQVADVGVVGVPSERYGEEVAAYVRCRPGTTLTLDEVREALGGRIARFKVPAHLRVVDELPLTPSGKVQKFRLREHFTGE; this is translated from the coding sequence ATGGCGGTCGTCGACGGGATGTCGCACTGGGTCCCCGACCCGGCCGAGGAGCCGAAGGTGCGCGAGATGACCGTGGCCGACCTGCTCGACGAGTCGGTCGAGCGCTGGCCCGACAACGAGGCGATCGTCTACAGCGCGTACGCCGACCGCGGCATCGAGGAGCGCTGGACGTACGCAGAGCTGCGTGACCGCGCGTGGCGGACCGGGAAGGCGCTCGTCGCGGCGGGGCTCGAGCCGGGCGACCGCGTCGGCGTCTGGGCCACGAACGTGCCGCAGTGGCTGGAACTGCAGTTCGGCGCCGCCTACGCGAACGTCGTCGTGGTCCCGCTCAACCCGCTGTACCGATCGCGCGAGGTCTCCTTCGTGCTCGGCAAGGTCGGCGCCGCGGCGTGCTTCGCGCTTCCGGAGAACCGCGGCGTCTCGCTGTGGGACATTCTCGCCGCGGCGGGCAAGGACCTACCGGACCTGCGCCTGCGGGTGGCGATCGGCGAGGCGCCCGGGCCGGGGGGCCCGTCGTGGGGCGACTTCCTGTCCGGCGCGGACGGCGTGCCCGACGCCGCGCTCGAGCGCCGGCGCCGCACCTTCCGGCCGCAGGACACCTCGCAGATCCAGTTCACCTCGGGCACCACGGGCTTTCCGAAGGGCGCCGAGCTCAGCAACCTCGGCCTGGCGAACAACGGGCGGCTGTTCGCGCACCGCGCGATGCTGCCCGAGGGCGGCCGGCACTGCAACCCGATGCCGTTCTTCCACTGCGGCGGGTGCGTCCTGTCGACGCTGGGCTCGGTGGCGACGGGCTCGGCGCAGATGCCGACGCTGACCTTCGAGCCCGACCGCATGGTGCGCACCATGGCGGCCGAGCGCTGCACGTCGGCCTCGGCGGTGCCGACGATGATGATCGCGCTCTACGAGGAGATGGAGCGCACGGACACGTGGCCGGACTCGCTGCGCATCGTGGTCACCGGCGGGTCGTCCGTGCCGGTCGAGCTCGAGCGCAAGTGGACGCGGCGGCTGGGCGTCGGCATGACGATCACCTACGGGCTGACCGAGTGCTCGCCCGTCATGTGCCAGAGCTCGCCGGCGGATCCCGAGGAGCTCCAGCTCGCGACCTGCGGGCAGCCGCTGCCGCACGTGGAGGTCGACGTCGTCGACCCGGCCACGCTCGAGCCGGTCCCCATCGGCGCCGAGGGCGAGGTGCGCACCCGCGGGTGGCTGGTGATGAAGGGCTACTGGGACGAGCCCGAGGCGACCGCGCGCGCCATCTCCCCCGACGGCTTTCTGCACAGCGGCGACATCGGGCGCATGAGCGGCGACGGATACGTGTCGATCACGGGCCGCGTGAAGGAGATGATCATCCGCGGCGGGGAGAACATCTACCCGGCGGAGATCGAGGACGCGATGCGCGAGCTGCCGCAGGTGGCCGACGTCGGCGTCGTCGGCGTGCCGAGCGAGCGCTACGGCGAGGAGGTCGCTGCCTACGTGCGCTGCCGGCCCGGCACGACGCTGACGCTCGACGAGGTGCGCGAAGCGCTCGGCGGCCGGATCGCGCGGTTCAAGGTGCCCGCCCACCTGCGCGTGGTCGACGAGCTGCCGCTCACGCCGTCGGGCAAGGTCCAGAAGTTCCGGCTGCGCGAGCATTTCACCGGGGAATAG
- a CDS encoding choice-of-anchor D domain-containing protein produces the protein MEFKGRTLAAAIVATCAFAASASAANADTVTVCDTGCDAATITGGIAAAAAGDTVQVQAGTYNENVAVNKSVTLSGTGSPTIVGQIGGGSSAVAIQASGVTVGGFTITRAGNNTTDWNDPGLTSAGVSVQGQAITGAVISDNTITGLRTAIDVNNTNGVTIVRNNIDDNRTGLIFRNQTDDLVVTNNFITDNWTVGVLFLDASGGTNSPLQQALNANVSNNDISGNWYGQIVDRQTGGSLPAPGVTNLKNFSGNWLGAVSPVVTTANSAEPGYAGQIPVEFGGTATPPGGQPDVAGPASANFDITPLLRSGTDTGGSGFSGDFSSITATTVGAQVGSTERIQEAVNDTTTGGTTHVASGTYDNASSTNVDKALTLAGPNAGIDPNDPGARVAEATIAVTGGTRAIQAQDPDITIDGLRFVDSATSNANVNDPLIGAGGNFGGDAPGISVLNNLFDGITRTAVYFNGPTVMDGGTVAFNRVDHPTRPATGCGTAGTLAPGGCGHQLFNLWQTSTLAFSDNVVLADAGNKDRVRVFNATAAAGASGVEITDNTIRNSCTFTCFTIGQGVTGVTVTGNDVEIDAGNAFQLHASWTSGTVDVNHNVFTDPNDFAIVIDNASADLSNVSFNRNSLTGGAFRNGDPSTVDTQTADGECNWYGADTGPAAPQVSGPVDTTPFLGSDDLDGPCPGPSAQVSTASATFPDTTTGTISGFMPVTVTNVGGGTLRVDPSALGGANPAQFKLTDGCKNAGLANGESCEINLRFAPDTTGAKTAQLSIPSNGPGSRATVSLSGTGITGAAVGYTPGQQAFGHVDVGHSSAEQLFRIKNRGDAPLQLGAVDLTGGDANQFAVTEDNCSTHTLGGGQLCSMKVQFTPTSGGRKRADLAINSNAAGSPALVAVTGIGDTGPVAAFIPSSYDFGTLNAGKVTGTKAIVVTNSGDSTLSITDVALAGANPGQFEITDENCDGANLTAGKKCTVKVRFKPTIGGSLSTDITVTSNASNSPTTAQITGTSRGLTVSPGAKAYGDVKTGKKTGLAKFTFKNNTSGSVVVGAASLTGPNADQFIAPVASNGCTGQTLAAGQTCIVRVQFAPTSVGAKSAALSLASDAGGSAPTADLTGTGV, from the coding sequence GTGGAGTTCAAGGGTCGTACTCTCGCCGCGGCCATAGTGGCCACGTGCGCGTTCGCGGCGTCCGCCTCAGCGGCGAACGCTGACACCGTCACGGTCTGCGACACCGGCTGTGACGCCGCCACGATCACCGGCGGCATCGCGGCCGCGGCCGCCGGTGACACCGTGCAGGTGCAGGCCGGCACCTACAACGAGAACGTCGCGGTCAACAAGTCGGTGACACTCAGCGGCACGGGGAGCCCGACGATCGTCGGCCAGATCGGCGGCGGCTCCTCGGCCGTGGCCATCCAGGCCTCCGGCGTGACCGTCGGGGGCTTCACGATCACCCGGGCCGGCAACAACACGACCGACTGGAACGACCCCGGCCTCACGTCGGCCGGCGTCTCGGTGCAGGGCCAGGCCATCACCGGCGCGGTCATCTCGGACAACACGATCACCGGCCTGCGGACCGCGATCGACGTCAACAACACCAACGGCGTCACGATCGTTCGCAACAACATCGACGACAACCGCACCGGCCTGATCTTCCGCAACCAGACCGACGACCTGGTGGTGACGAACAACTTCATCACCGACAACTGGACCGTCGGCGTCCTGTTCCTCGACGCCAGCGGCGGCACCAACAGCCCGCTCCAGCAGGCGCTGAACGCGAACGTCAGCAATAACGACATCTCGGGCAACTGGTACGGCCAGATCGTCGATCGCCAGACCGGCGGCTCGCTTCCCGCGCCGGGCGTGACGAACCTGAAGAACTTCAGCGGCAACTGGCTGGGAGCGGTGAGCCCCGTCGTCACGACGGCCAACAGCGCCGAGCCGGGCTACGCCGGCCAGATCCCCGTCGAGTTCGGCGGCACCGCCACCCCGCCCGGCGGCCAGCCGGACGTGGCCGGCCCCGCCTCGGCGAACTTCGACATCACGCCGCTGCTGCGCAGCGGCACCGACACCGGCGGGTCCGGCTTCTCGGGCGACTTCTCGTCGATCACGGCGACCACGGTGGGCGCGCAGGTCGGCTCGACCGAGCGCATCCAGGAGGCCGTCAACGACACGACGACCGGCGGCACGACGCACGTCGCGTCGGGCACGTACGACAACGCCTCCTCGACCAACGTCGACAAGGCGCTGACGCTCGCCGGGCCGAACGCCGGCATCGACCCCAACGATCCCGGCGCACGCGTCGCCGAGGCCACCATCGCGGTGACCGGCGGCACGCGGGCCATCCAGGCGCAGGACCCCGACATCACGATCGACGGCCTGCGCTTCGTCGACTCGGCGACGTCGAACGCCAACGTCAACGATCCGCTGATCGGCGCCGGCGGCAACTTCGGCGGCGACGCCCCGGGCATCAGCGTCCTCAACAACCTGTTCGACGGCATCACGCGGACGGCCGTGTACTTCAACGGCCCGACGGTGATGGACGGCGGCACGGTCGCCTTCAACCGCGTCGACCATCCGACGCGCCCGGCGACCGGCTGTGGCACGGCCGGGACCCTCGCGCCCGGTGGTTGCGGCCACCAGCTGTTCAACCTCTGGCAGACGAGCACCCTCGCGTTCAGCGACAACGTCGTGCTCGCCGACGCGGGCAACAAGGACCGCGTCCGCGTGTTCAACGCGACGGCGGCGGCCGGGGCGTCGGGCGTCGAGATCACCGACAACACGATCCGCAACTCCTGCACGTTCACCTGCTTCACCATCGGCCAGGGCGTCACCGGCGTGACGGTCACCGGCAACGACGTCGAGATCGACGCCGGCAACGCGTTCCAGCTCCATGCGAGCTGGACGTCGGGCACCGTGGACGTCAACCACAACGTGTTCACCGACCCGAACGACTTCGCGATCGTCATCGACAACGCGTCGGCTGACCTGAGCAACGTGTCGTTCAACCGCAACTCGCTCACCGGCGGGGCGTTCCGCAACGGCGATCCGTCGACCGTCGACACGCAGACGGCCGACGGCGAGTGCAACTGGTACGGCGCCGACACCGGCCCGGCGGCCCCGCAGGTCTCCGGCCCGGTCGACACCACGCCGTTCCTCGGCAGCGACGACCTCGACGGCCCGTGCCCCGGCCCGTCGGCGCAGGTGTCGACGGCGAGCGCGACGTTCCCCGACACGACCACCGGCACGATCTCCGGCTTCATGCCGGTGACGGTGACGAACGTCGGCGGCGGCACGCTGCGGGTCGATCCGTCGGCCCTCGGCGGGGCGAACCCGGCGCAGTTCAAGCTGACCGACGGCTGCAAGAACGCCGGCCTGGCCAACGGCGAGAGCTGCGAGATCAACCTGCGCTTCGCCCCGGACACCACCGGTGCGAAGACGGCGCAGCTGTCGATCCCGAGCAACGGCCCCGGCTCGCGGGCGACCGTGTCGCTGAGCGGCACCGGCATCACGGGCGCGGCCGTCGGCTACACGCCCGGCCAGCAGGCCTTCGGCCACGTGGACGTCGGCCACAGCTCGGCCGAGCAGCTGTTCCGGATCAAGAACCGCGGCGACGCCCCGCTCCAGCTGGGCGCCGTGGACCTGACCGGCGGTGACGCGAACCAGTTCGCCGTCACCGAGGACAACTGCAGCACCCACACGCTGGGCGGCGGGCAGCTCTGCTCGATGAAGGTGCAGTTCACGCCGACGAGCGGCGGCAGGAAGCGCGCCGACCTGGCGATCAACAGCAACGCCGCCGGCTCGCCCGCGCTGGTCGCCGTGACCGGCATCGGCGACACCGGCCCGGTCGCCGCGTTCATCCCGAGCTCGTACGACTTCGGGACGCTGAATGCGGGCAAGGTCACCGGGACGAAGGCGATCGTCGTCACGAACTCGGGTGACAGCACGCTCAGCATCACGGACGTGGCGCTGGCCGGCGCGAACCCGGGGCAGTTCGAGATCACCGACGAGAACTGCGACGGGGCGAACCTGACCGCCGGCAAGAAGTGCACGGTCAAGGTGCGCTTCAAGCCGACGATCGGCGGCAGCCTGTCGACGGACATCACGGTCACCAGCAACGCGAGCAACTCGCCGACGACCGCCCAGATCACGGGCACGTCGCGCGGGCTGACCGTGTCGCCGGGCGCGAAGGCCTACGGCGACGTGAAGACCGGCAAGAAGACGGGCCTGGCGAAGTTCACGTTCAAGAACAACACCAGCGGCTCGGTCGTGGTCGGGGCGGCGTCCCTGACCGGCCCGAACGCCGACCAGTTCATCGCCCCGGTGGCCAGCAACGGGTGCACCGGTCAGACGCTCGCCGCGGGCCAGACGTGCATCGTGCGCGTCCAGTTCGCGCCGACCAGCGTCGGGGCGAAGAGCGCGGCGCTCTCGCTGGCCAGCGACGCGGGCGGCTCGGCGCCGACCGCGGACCTGACCGGCACCGGCGTCTAG
- a CDS encoding MaoC family dehydratase, whose product MIEPVARDLRIGDRVDETRVVSAEMIALYADLSGDDNPLHLDAEYAARTPFGRPIAHGPIALALAAGILGTRLPGPGSIAITNYIRYRRPIFAGDAITTRIEVAAIDRERRCATFAMTLTNADGEVVALGEAVLRPPGY is encoded by the coding sequence ATGATCGAACCGGTCGCCCGCGATCTGCGGATCGGCGATCGCGTCGACGAGACCCGCGTGGTGTCCGCCGAGATGATCGCGCTCTACGCCGATCTCAGCGGGGACGACAATCCCCTGCATCTCGACGCGGAGTACGCGGCCCGCACGCCCTTCGGCCGGCCGATCGCTCACGGGCCGATCGCGCTGGCGCTGGCGGCCGGCATCCTCGGCACGCGGCTGCCGGGGCCCGGCTCGATCGCCATCACCAACTACATCCGCTACCGCCGCCCGATCTTCGCCGGCGACGCGATCACCACCCGGATCGAGGTGGCCGCGATCGACCGCGAGCGCCGCTGCGCCACGTTCGCGATGACGCTGACGAACGCCGACGGCGAGGTCGTCGCGCTCGGCGAGGCGGTGCTGCGGCCGCCCGGCTACTGA
- a CDS encoding LLM class flavin-dependent oxidoreductase, whose product MDVGLFLMPCNPPERPLADANRWNVDVLERADALGYAEAWIGEHFTVPWEPIPAPDLLLAQALRSTERIRLGPGAHIVPFHHPGVLAMRLAYLDHASGGRLNVAFTQGTSITDWRSFRPGAEEGEDRARLAEGIEIILKYWTEPGPWRYEGRFWTCEHVGPHPPENGVLAHHLDPLQRPHPPIAMAGITPDSGSLRRCGERGWWPLSLNLNPRVIGAHWATVEAGAAAGGRTADRRDWRVVKEVFVAETDEQARRYALDGNMGRYFREFNLPLFSDWGFLHLHKDSLDEPDSAVDVGYLCDRWLVGSPETVTRKLTELQEQLGGFGTLLVLGMDYADDPEPWYESMRLLAEEVVPQVPGLAAAPAAGAAP is encoded by the coding sequence ATGGACGTCGGACTGTTCCTCATGCCGTGCAACCCCCCTGAGCGCCCGCTCGCCGACGCGAACCGCTGGAACGTCGACGTCCTCGAGCGCGCCGACGCCCTCGGCTACGCGGAGGCGTGGATCGGCGAGCACTTCACCGTGCCGTGGGAGCCGATCCCCGCCCCGGACCTGCTGCTGGCGCAGGCGCTCCGCAGCACTGAGCGCATCCGGCTCGGCCCCGGTGCCCACATCGTCCCCTTCCACCATCCGGGCGTCCTGGCGATGCGCCTCGCGTATCTCGACCACGCGTCCGGCGGGCGGTTGAACGTGGCCTTCACCCAGGGCACGTCGATCACCGACTGGCGCTCGTTCCGTCCGGGCGCGGAGGAGGGCGAGGATCGCGCGCGGCTCGCGGAGGGCATCGAGATCATCCTCAAGTACTGGACCGAGCCGGGCCCGTGGCGGTACGAGGGCCGCTTCTGGACATGCGAGCACGTCGGACCGCACCCGCCCGAGAACGGGGTGCTCGCCCACCATCTCGACCCGCTCCAGCGGCCGCACCCGCCGATCGCCATGGCCGGGATCACGCCCGACTCCGGGTCGCTGCGGCGCTGCGGCGAGCGCGGCTGGTGGCCTCTGTCCCTGAACCTCAACCCGAGGGTCATAGGTGCGCACTGGGCGACCGTCGAGGCGGGCGCGGCCGCGGGCGGCCGGACGGCCGACCGGCGCGACTGGCGCGTGGTCAAGGAGGTGTTCGTCGCGGAGACCGACGAGCAGGCCCGGCGCTATGCGCTCGACGGGAACATGGGCCGGTACTTCCGCGAGTTCAACCTGCCGCTGTTCTCGGACTGGGGGTTCCTGCACCTTCACAAGGACTCCCTCGACGAGCCGGACTCGGCCGTCGACGTCGGCTACCTGTGCGACCGCTGGCTGGTCGGCTCGCCCGAGACCGTCACGCGCAAGCTCACCGAGCTGCAGGAGCAGCTCGGCGGGTTCGGAACCCTGCTCGTGCTCGGCATGGACTACGCGGACGATCCCGAGCCGTGGTACGAGTCGATGCGCCTGCTCGCCGAGGAGGTCGTGCCGCAGGTGCCGGGCCTGGCCGCGGCGCCGGCGGCCGGGGCGGCGCCATGA
- a CDS encoding SDR family NAD(P)-dependent oxidoreductase produces the protein MSPDDPFDLTGRNAIVTGAASGIGAAIGAALCRAGAAALLVDRDADGLDATRASVEARGGRCATLTLDVTGDDAPRRIVDAALERLGSIEVLVHAAGIFETHTVADFPRDAFDRVFAVNVRAPFFLTQAALPHLRAGASIIVIASGSAAIPSPLGSVYGASKGALVTLTRAFAAELAPRGVRANAISPGPIDTPLLATALADPEVRRGMEAALPTGRLGRADEVAGVAVFLASDAASYMHGANVAVDGATTAVWGVTAEGNPAG, from the coding sequence ATGTCGCCCGACGACCCCTTCGACCTCACCGGCCGCAACGCGATCGTCACCGGCGCCGCGTCCGGGATCGGCGCCGCGATCGGCGCCGCCCTGTGCCGGGCGGGCGCCGCGGCGCTGCTCGTCGACCGCGACGCGGACGGCCTCGACGCCACGCGGGCGTCGGTCGAGGCCCGCGGCGGGCGCTGCGCGACCCTGACGCTAGACGTGACCGGCGACGACGCGCCCCGGCGGATCGTCGACGCCGCGCTCGAGCGGCTCGGCTCCATCGAGGTGCTCGTCCACGCCGCCGGGATCTTCGAGACGCACACCGTGGCCGACTTCCCGCGCGACGCCTTCGACCGCGTCTTCGCCGTCAACGTCCGCGCGCCGTTCTTCCTCACCCAGGCCGCGCTGCCGCACCTGCGCGCGGGTGCCTCGATCATCGTCATCGCGTCCGGCTCGGCCGCCATCCCGTCACCGCTGGGGAGCGTCTACGGCGCCTCGAAGGGCGCGCTCGTCACGCTCACCCGCGCGTTCGCCGCCGAGCTCGCGCCGCGCGGCGTGCGCGCGAACGCGATCTCGCCGGGGCCGATCGACACGCCGCTGCTGGCCACGGCGCTCGCCGACCCCGAGGTGCGCCGCGGCATGGAGGCGGCACTGCCGACCGGCCGGCTCGGGCGCGCGGACGAGGTGGCGGGAGTGGCGGTGTTCCTCGCCTCGGACGCCGCGTCGTACATGCATGGGGCCAACGTCGCGGTCGACGGCGCCACGACCGCGGTCTGGGGCGTCACCGCGGAGGGCAACCCGGCCGGGTGA
- the mbhE gene encoding hydrogen gas-evolving membrane-bound hydrogenase subunit E: protein MTATTRPMLDRALPWASVATAVAGFAACLVAWRTGGVEIDVAWAPTLDLRLDLALDGLGALYALLATGIGAVVFAYGAAYLPRHLAHEDRPAQEAWRFWPWMVLFMAAMVGLACSRDLILLFVFFDLTAVASYFLIGFDRQRIEARGAALMALLVTGVSAVAMLIGAVLLYTEYGTFSLPQLLHRAEPTTTTVAAGALIAVAALAKSAQVPLHFWLPRAMEAPTPVSAYLHSAAMVAAGVLVLGRVHPLLAQSEAILDGLLVVGFASVAIGGALALAQDELKQILAHSTISQYGYVVALYGMGGAKAAGAAALYVVAHAIAKSALFMTAGAVTEATGERRLHHLGGIARDLPVLAVASGVAAATLAALPLTIGFFKDELFFGAARGESWAVQGLAVAAAALTFAYVGRFWLGLFTGPRRTAAQPIPALLVAPIALLALVAVAGGVWVAPFAELAADAAAVTNGAPVDVGPAYHLDTSAPNVMALAAWALGALVLFAGPARRRVAGAIARAGDVAGPRRWYGLALHGLNAASDRVYRTEVRDLRNSIAAVLLPSGVVIAGAFLVSFSAPDYDVGGLNGDDLPIVVLLAVSVAAALTAARDRGRLRPVLALSVLGFGLAAVYAVVGAPDVALVAVVVETVMTILFVGVFARLPATRRGVNPRRPAIPSRRRWNLVAGVLAGIGAFATIWAALSRPTVQSGAAKDELVRRAPEAHGGDVVTVILADFRGLDTAVEITVLAVAVFGVASLLRRGRGW, encoded by the coding sequence GTGACGGCCACCACGAGGCCGATGCTCGACCGAGCCCTTCCCTGGGCGTCGGTGGCGACCGCGGTCGCCGGCTTTGCGGCGTGCCTCGTGGCGTGGCGGACCGGTGGCGTCGAGATCGACGTGGCGTGGGCGCCCACGCTGGACCTGCGGCTGGACCTCGCGCTCGACGGTCTCGGCGCGCTCTACGCGCTGCTGGCCACGGGGATCGGCGCGGTGGTCTTCGCCTACGGCGCCGCGTACCTGCCGCGGCACCTCGCCCACGAGGACCGGCCGGCCCAGGAGGCCTGGCGCTTCTGGCCCTGGATGGTCCTGTTCATGGCCGCGATGGTCGGGCTCGCGTGCTCCCGCGACCTGATCCTGCTCTTCGTCTTCTTCGACCTGACGGCGGTCGCCTCGTACTTCCTCATCGGCTTCGACCGCCAGCGGATCGAGGCGCGCGGGGCGGCGCTCATGGCGCTGCTGGTGACCGGCGTCAGCGCGGTGGCGATGCTCATCGGCGCCGTTCTCCTGTACACCGAGTACGGCACCTTCTCGCTGCCGCAACTGCTGCACCGCGCCGAGCCGACCACCACCACGGTCGCCGCGGGGGCGCTGATCGCCGTGGCCGCGCTGGCCAAGAGCGCCCAGGTGCCGCTGCACTTCTGGCTCCCGCGCGCCATGGAGGCGCCGACGCCCGTCTCCGCCTACCTGCACTCGGCGGCGATGGTCGCGGCGGGCGTGCTCGTCCTCGGCCGGGTCCACCCCCTGCTGGCGCAGAGCGAGGCGATCCTCGACGGGCTCCTCGTCGTCGGCTTCGCGTCCGTGGCGATCGGCGGGGCGCTGGCCCTCGCCCAGGACGAGCTCAAGCAGATCCTCGCGCACTCGACGATCTCGCAGTACGGCTACGTCGTCGCCCTCTACGGGATGGGCGGCGCGAAGGCGGCCGGCGCGGCCGCGCTGTACGTCGTCGCGCACGCGATCGCCAAGAGCGCCCTGTTCATGACCGCCGGCGCGGTCACCGAGGCGACCGGCGAGCGGCGCCTGCACCACCTCGGGGGGATCGCGCGCGACCTCCCGGTGCTCGCGGTGGCGAGCGGTGTGGCGGCGGCGACGCTCGCCGCGCTGCCGCTGACGATCGGGTTCTTCAAGGACGAGCTGTTCTTCGGCGCCGCGCGCGGGGAGAGCTGGGCGGTCCAGGGGCTCGCCGTCGCGGCGGCGGCGCTCACGTTCGCGTACGTCGGGCGCTTCTGGCTCGGGCTGTTCACCGGGCCGCGGCGCACGGCGGCGCAGCCGATCCCCGCGCTGCTCGTCGCGCCGATCGCGCTGCTGGCGCTCGTCGCGGTCGCCGGCGGGGTGTGGGTGGCGCCGTTCGCCGAACTGGCCGCCGACGCCGCCGCCGTGACGAACGGGGCGCCGGTCGACGTCGGCCCCGCCTACCACCTCGACACCAGCGCGCCGAACGTCATGGCGCTGGCCGCCTGGGCGCTCGGCGCGCTCGTCCTGTTCGCGGGGCCGGCCCGGCGCCGGGTGGCCGGCGCGATCGCGCGGGCCGGCGACGTCGCGGGTCCCCGCCGGTGGTACGGGCTCGCGCTGCACGGCCTCAACGCCGCCTCCGACCGCGTGTACCGCACCGAGGTCCGCGACCTGCGCAACAGCATCGCCGCCGTGCTGCTGCCCAGCGGCGTGGTCATCGCCGGTGCGTTCCTCGTCTCGTTCTCGGCGCCGGACTACGACGTCGGCGGCCTGAACGGCGACGACCTGCCGATCGTCGTGCTCCTGGCCGTGTCGGTGGCCGCCGCGCTCACGGCCGCGCGCGACCGCGGGCGGCTGCGGCCGGTGCTCGCGCTGTCGGTGCTCGGCTTCGGGCTCGCCGCCGTCTATGCGGTCGTCGGCGCGCCCGACGTGGCGCTCGTCGCGGTGGTCGTCGAGACCGTCATGACGATCCTCTTCGTCGGCGTCTTCGCGCGCCTGCCGGCGACCCGGCGCGGCGTGAACCCCAGGCGACCGGCCATCCCGAGTCGCCGCCGGTGGAACCTCGTGGCCGGGGTGCTGGCGGGGATCGGCGCGTTCGCGACGATCTGGGCGGCGCTGTCGCGCCCGACGGTGCAGAGCGGCGCCGCGAAGGACGAGCTCGTCCGGCGAGCCCCCGAGGCGCACGGCGGCGATGTCGTGACCGTCATCCTCGCCGACTTCCGCGGCCTCGACACCGCGGTCGAGATCACCGTGCTGGCCGTCGCCGTGTTCGGCGTCGCCAGCCTCCTGCGGCGCGGGAGGGGCTGGTGA
- a CDS encoding MnhB domain-containing protein encodes MILEVVALRLLGPALMFAAAIIVKGYADVGDGFSAGVIVALAISLRYIVLGPERAEQGMPILRRAPVVAVAGLLVALAAGFFPLLLGEPPFTHHPGPGEHVVKIGTLELITAVLFDIGVFLLVTGVLVVLVHHLTRLVERARA; translated from the coding sequence GTGATCCTCGAGGTCGTCGCCCTGCGCCTGCTCGGCCCGGCACTCATGTTCGCCGCCGCGATCATCGTCAAGGGCTATGCGGACGTCGGCGACGGCTTCAGCGCGGGCGTCATCGTCGCGCTCGCGATCAGCCTGCGCTACATCGTGCTGGGCCCCGAGCGCGCCGAGCAGGGCATGCCGATCCTGCGCCGCGCCCCCGTGGTCGCCGTCGCCGGGCTGCTCGTCGCGCTCGCCGCCGGCTTCTTCCCCTTGCTGCTCGGCGAGCCGCCGTTCACGCACCACCCGGGCCCGGGCGAGCACGTCGTGAAGATCGGCACGCTCGAGCTGATCACCGCGGTGCTGTTCGACATCGGGGTGTTCCTGCTCGTCACCGGAGTCCTGGTCGTCCTCGTGCATCACCTGACGCGCCTCGTCGAGAGGGCTCGGGCATGA
- a CDS encoding sodium:proton antiporter has translation MKLIFAVAISALFGTGAYLLLHRDLVRVVLGIVVISQASVLTLIAASLSRGNAAIYPLRGRVSDPLSQAMALTAIVIGLAVTGLLLVLVLRAVVAYRTQELDEIAAEEAARDEEEERSHQVRHDDEEAAAR, from the coding sequence ATGAAGCTGATCTTCGCCGTCGCGATCTCCGCGCTGTTCGGGACGGGCGCCTACCTGCTGCTGCACCGCGACCTCGTGCGCGTGGTGCTCGGGATCGTCGTGATCTCCCAGGCCTCGGTGCTCACGCTGATCGCGGCGTCGCTGTCGCGCGGCAACGCGGCGATCTACCCGCTGCGCGGCCGCGTCAGCGATCCGCTCAGCCAGGCCATGGCGCTCACCGCGATCGTCATCGGCCTCGCCGTCACCGGGCTGCTGCTCGTGCTCGTGCTGCGCGCGGTCGTCGCCTACCGCACGCAGGAGCTCGACGAGATCGCCGCGGAGGAAGCCGCGCGCGACGAGGAGGAGGAGCGCAGCCACCAGGTCCGGCACGACGACGAGGAGGCGGCGGCCCGGTGA